From a region of the Solanum stenotomum isolate F172 chromosome 2, ASM1918654v1, whole genome shotgun sequence genome:
- the LOC125855310 gene encoding acylsugar acyltransferase 3-like, protein MSSVSRLVSSVCKKIIKPYSPTPISLRCHKLSYLDQMIGGIYMPLAFFYPKLNNTWSNKPNNVVSQHLEKSLSKVLTNYYPLAGKLNDNISVDCNDNGVEFFTTKINCPLSEILNDPYFDKHNLVYPKGVPSAYSYEGSLAVFQLSHFNCGGIAISMCLSHKVGDGYTLGNFMNHWATITRNPMSSEIYPISPKFDGSSYFPPTKDEDSSNISNNNIVPEREECVSKSFSISSSKLTALKARVINQSEVQNPTDTEVVSSFIYQRAIATKKVVISSGSLIRPSILHQAVSLRPPLPKNTMGNNFSLFSILTKEEKEMDLAQVVSKLRKEKEEVKQKYKHAKIEELLPITLEQYRKANDLLVNNSCYDLYRFSSLIKFPLYDVDFGWGKPKEVISPNSTSNAPIKNIFFLMDSKNRDGVDVICSMKEQDMLTFEKDEELLQFASPSS, encoded by the coding sequence ATGAGTAGTGTATCAAGACTTGTATCCTCagtttgtaaaaaaataatcaaaccaTATTCACCTACTCCAATTTCACTTCGTTGTCACAAACTCTCCTATCTTGATCAAATGATTGGTGGCATTTATATGCCCTTAGCCTTTTTTTACCCTAAATTGAATAACACATGGTCAAATAAACCAAATAATGTTGTATCTCAACATCTTGAAAAATCCCTTTCAAAAGTTTTGACCAATTATTATCCATTGGCAGGGAAATTGAATGACAATATTTCTGTTGATTGTAATGATAATGGAGTTGAATTCTTCACTACAAAAATAAACTGTCCACTGTCTGAAATTCTAAACGACCCTTATTTCGATAAACATAATTTAGTCTATCCGAAAGGAGTTCCTAGTGCATATTCATACGAGGGTAGTCTTGCAGTATTTCAACTTAGTCACTTTAATTGTGGAGGAATCGCAATCAGTATGTGTTTGTCACATAAGGTTGGGGATGGATACACATTAGGTAACTTCATGAACCATTGGGCTACTATAACGCGTAATCCAATGAGTTCAGAAATATATCCAATAAGTCCTAAATTTGATGGATCCTCTTATTTTCCACCTACAAAAGATGAGGACTCATCAAACATATCCAATAATAATATCGTGCCAGAAAGAGAAGAATGTGTGTCCAAAAGTTTTTCTATCTCATCATCCAAGTTAACCGCGCTGAAAGCTAGGGTTATTAATCAATCAGAAGTACAAAATCCGACTGATACAGAAGTTGTGTCATCATTCATTTACCAACGCGCCATAGCTACAAAAAAGGTTGTGATTTCATCAGGATCCTTGATACGTCCATCTATACTTCATCAGGCTGTAAGCTTACGCCCTCCATTGCCCAAAAACACTATGGGAAacaatttttctctattttctatactaacaaaagaagagaaagaaatggATTTAGCACAAGTGGTTAGTAAACTAagaaaggagaaagaagaagttaaacaaaaatacaaacatGCTAAAATAGAAGAACTTCTCCCTATAACACTTGAACAATATAGAAAAGCAAATGATTTGTTAGTCAACAATTCATGTTATGATCTTTATAGATTTAGTAGCCTCATCAAATTCCCATTATATGATGTAGACTTTGGATGGGGAAAGCCTAAAGAAGTTATTTCACCAAATTCAACAAGTAATGCACcaattaaaaacatattttttttgatggATAGTAAAAATAGGGATGGAGTGGATGTAATATGTAGCATGAAGGAACAAGACATGTTAACATTTGAGAAGGATGAAGAGCTCCTACAATTTGCTTCTCCAAGTAgctaa
- the LOC125856477 gene encoding protein S-acyltransferase 8-like — protein MAKPKRVYQSWKGNNKFLLDGRLIFGPDAKSLIITFTLILVPVVIFCVFVASNLAHKFTTGSIGYAILILAVVFTIYVLFLLLSTSTKDPGIVPRNSHPPEEVSGYDSSASIDVGKPLPRTKEIIVNGLPVRVKYCETCMLYRPPRCSHCSVCNNCVERFDHHCPWVGQCIGKRNYRCFFLFVSSTTLLCVYVFSMSALYLKLLVDDYGTAWKAIKVSPASVALMAYCFVSLWFVGGLTGFHLYLISRNQTTYENFRHRGLRGDNRINVYYRGCMNSFLEVFCSKIEPSKNNFRGYVHEGASKTSKGSNIQVTEVDISDEDRRVKVEDDLEIGDDLMKISQRRNSQDIGDIRGRGSDRSPISRSELDFGFGLESQFSSRSESRHSGW, from the exons ATGGCTAAGCCCAAGAGGGTGTACCAGTCCTGGAAGGGGAACAAT AAATTCTTGCTTGATGGGAGGCTGATATTCGGGCCAGATGCTAAGTCATTGATCATCACCTTTACGCTTATCCTTGTCCCTGTTGTTATATTTTGTGTATTTGTTGCAAGTAATCTTGCTCACAAATTCACAACTGGAAGTATAGGATATGCAATTTTGATCTTAGCAGTTGTCTTCACAATCTAT GTCTTGTTTCTTCTACTTTCAACATCAACCAAGGATCCTGGCATTGTTCCACGCAATTCTCATCCTCCAGAGGAAGTATCAGGTTATGATTCTTCAGCTTCCATTGATGTTGGGAAGCCTTTGCCTCGCACCAAAGAAATCATTGTAAATGGTCTGCCAGTGAGAGTTAAATATTGTGAAACATGTATGTTGTATCGTCCACCAAGATGCTCTCATTGCTCAGTATGTAATAACTGTGTGGAGCGGTTTGATCACCATTGCCCTTGGGTTGGTCAATGCATTGGAAAG CGCAACTATCGTTGCTTCTTCCTATTTGTTTCTTCAACTACTCTCCTCTGTGTTTACGTCTTTTCGATGTCGGCATTATATCTTAAACTTCTTGTGGATGATTATGGAACTGCTTGGAAGGCTATCAAAGTATCGCCAGCTTCAGTGGCGCTGATGGCTTATTGTTTTGTTTCTCTGTGGTTTGTTGGAGGTCTCACTGGCTTCCATTTGTATCTCATAAGTAGAAATCAG ACCACATATGAGAACTTCCGTCACAGAGGACTAAGAGGAGACAACAGGATCAATGTGTATTACCGCGGTTGCATGAACAGTTTTCTTGAAGTATTCTGCTCGAAGATTGAACCTTCAAAGAACAATTTCCGCGGATATGTTCATGAAGGGGCATCAAAGACTAGTAAAGGCAGCAACATTCAAGTAACAGAAGTTGACATTTCTGATGAGGATAGAAGAGTCAAGGTAGAAGACGATCTTGAGATTGGAGATGATCTGATGAAGATATCCCAACGACGTAACTCTCAAGATATTGGTGATATTAGAGGTAGAGGAAGTGACAGGTCGCCCATAAGTCGTTCTGAGCTTGACTTTGGATTTGGTCTAGAGTCACAATTTTCGTCCAGGTCTGAGAGTCGCCATTCTGGCTGGTGA